In Brassica rapa cultivar Chiifu-401-42 chromosome A06, CAAS_Brap_v3.01, whole genome shotgun sequence, a single window of DNA contains:
- the LOC103872310 gene encoding ABC transporter G family member 35: MDYDPAHAMSRGGSMRQSISRSVSRASRNLEDIFSPSARRTKSTNEDEEALKWAAIEKLPTYSRLRTSLMPALGEDDIYGNQILNKEVDVTKLDGEERARFIDVVFKVAEQDNERILTKLRNRIDRVGITLPTVEVRYDHLTVKADCYTGDRSLPSLTNTVRNMGESLLGLVGIHLAKKAQLTILKDVSGIVKPSRMTLLLGPPSSGKTTLLLALAGKLDKSLDISGEVTYNGHRLNEFVPIKTSAYISQNDLHVGIMTVKETLDFSARCQGVGTRYDLLNELARREKDAGIFPEADVDLFMKASAAQGVKSSLITDYTLKILGLDICKDTIVGDDMMRGISGGQKKRVTTGEMIVGPTKTLFMDEISTGLDSSTTFQIVKCLQQIVHLTEATVTISLLQPAPETFDLFDDIILLSEGQIVYQGPRDHIVEFFESFGFKCPERKGTADFLQEVTSKKDQEQYWVDQTKPYRYITVPEFASKFKTFHVGTKLSNDLSVPFDKSKGHKAALVFDKYSVKKSELLKTCWDKEWMLMKRNSFFYIFKTVQIIIIAAILSTVFLRTEMNTRNVADGNMYMGALLFGLIVNMFNGLAEMAMTIQRLPVFYKQRDLLFHPPWAYTLPTFLLGIPISIFETTAWMGVTYYSVGLAPEAERFFKQFLIIFLIQQMAAGIFRFIASICRTMTIANTGGMLALLVVFLTGGFLLPRREIPVWWRWAFWASPLSYGFNAISVNELFAPRWMNKMSSDNTTRLGTTLLNMWDVFDDENWYWIGIGGLFGFAVLFNGLFTLALSYLDPLGKPQAILPKEEDESKKDIPMENVSTKKGMVLPFTPLALSFDDVKYFVDMPAEMRDQGVQETRLQLLKGVTSTFRPGVLTALMGVSGAGKTTLMDVLAGRKTGGYIEGDIRVSGFPKKQETFARISGYCEQTDIHSPQVTVRESLIFSAFLRLAKEVSKEEKMMFVDQVMELVELVDLKDAIVGLPGVTGLSTEQRKRLTIAVELVANPSIIFMDEPTSGLDARAAAIVMRAVRNTVDTGRTVVCTIHQPSIDIFEAFDELLLMKRGGQVIYSGPLGRNSHKIVEYFEAIPGVPKIPEKYNPATWMLEASSLAAELKLGVDFAELYKSSSLCQRNKQLVQELSVPPQGASDLYFATQFSQDTWGQYKSCLWKQWWTYWRSPDYNVVRFIFTLATALMIGSVFWQIGGKRSNVQDLTMVLGAIYSAVIFVGVNNCSTVQPMVAVERTVFYREKAAGMYSAIPYAISQVTCELPYVFIQTTYYSLIVYAMVGFEWKASKFFWFLFINYTSFLYWTYYGMMTVSLTPNHQVASIFASAFYGIFNLFSGFFIPRPKIPKWWIWYYWICPVAWTIYGLITSQYGDVDTPIAFPGGPPNLTVKQYLKDQYGFESDFMGPVAAVLVIFPVFFAFVFAFCIRTLNFQTR, from the exons ATGGATTACGATCCAGCTCATGCCATGAGCAGAGGAGGTAGCATGCGGCAAAGCATAAGCCGTAGCGTGAGCAGAGCAAGCAGAAACCTCGAGGACATATTCTCACCGAGCGCAAGAAGAACCAAGTCAACCaacgaagacgaagaagctctcAAATGGGCAGCCATCGAGAAACTCCCGACGTACAGCCGTCTCCGGACAAGTCTCATGCCCGCGCTAGGGGAAGACGACATCTACGGCAACCAGATCCTCAACAAAGAAGTCGACGTCACCAAGCTCGACGGCGAGGAACGTGCGAGGTTCATCGACGTAGTCTTCAAAGTCGCGGAGCAAGACAACGAACGGATCTTGACCAAGCTCAGGAACAGGATCGACAGAGTTGGGATAACGCTTCCGACGGTGGAAGTGAGGTACGACCATTTGACTGTGAAAGCTGACTGTTACACGGGTGATAGGTCTCTTCCTTCGCTTACTAACACGGTGAGGAACATGGGAGAGTCTCTTCTTGGTTTGGTCGGGATCCATCTTGCAAAGAAAGCGCAGCTTACGATACTTAAAGATGTTTCTGGGATCGTTAAACCTTCGAGGATGACGCTTTTGTTGGGTCCTCCCTCTTCGGGGAAGACAACCCTTTTGTTGGCTCTTGCTGGGAAGCTAGACAAGTCTCTTGACATCTCAGGGGAAGTAACTTACAATGGTCACCGCCTCAACGAGTTTGTTCCCATCAAAACATCTGCTTACATTAGCCAGAACGATCTTCATGTCGGTATCATGACCGTTAAGGAGACTCTTGATTTCTCTGCTAGGTGCCAAGGCGTTGGTACCCGTTATG ATCTATTAAACGAACTGGCGAGGAGAGAAAAGGATGCTGGGATTTTTCCTGAAGCTGATGTTGACTTGTTCATGAAGGCATCTGCTGCTCAAGGCGTCAAGAGTAGTCTCATCACTGACTACACTCTCAAG ATTCTAGGGCTTGACATATGCAAGGACACTATAGTTGGAGATGACATGATGAGAGGTATCTCAGGAGGTCAGAAGAAGCGTGTGACAACCGGTGAGATGATCGTCGGACCAACTAAAACGCTGTTCATGGATGAGATATCCACAGGGCTAGACAGCTCCACAACTTTTCAAATCGTGAAATGCCTGCAACAGATCGTTCACCTCACGGAAGCCACCGTGACCATATCTCTTTTGCAGCCAGCTCCTGAGACGTTTGATTTATTCGATGACATAATCTTGTTGTCGGAAGGACAGATTGTGTACCAGGGACCTAGAGACCACATTGTTGAGTTCTTTGAGAGCTTTGGCTTCAAGTGTCCTGAAAGAAAAGGAACTGCTGATTTCTTGCAAGAG GTTACCTCTAAGAAAGATCAAGAGCAGTATTGGGTGGATCAGACCAAACCTTACAGATACATTACAGTGCCGGAATTCGCCAGCAAATTCAAGACGTTCCATGTTGGTACCAAGCTCTCCAACGACCTATCAGTACCGTTCGATAAATCAAAAGGCCACAAAGCAGCTCTAGTGTTCGACAAGTACTCAGTGAAGAAATCAGAGCTGCTCAAAACCTGTTGGGACAAGGAGTGGATGCTCATGAAGCGAAACTCCTTCTTCTACATCTTCAAAACAGTCCAAATCATCATAATCGCTGCGATCTTGTCTACTGTCTTCCTCAGAACAGAGATGAACACAAGGAACGTGGCAGACGGAAACATGTACATGGGTGCATTGCTGTTCGGTTTGATTGTCAACATGTTCAACGGTCTTGCTGAGATGGCTATGACGATACAGAGGCTTCCCGTGTTCTACAAGCAAAGAGATCTTTTGTTTCATCCACCTTGGGCATACACGCTTCCTACTTTCTTGTTAGGAATCCCAATCTCCATCTTTGAGACAACTGCTTGGATGGGGGTGACGTATTACTCAGTAGGATTAGCACCAGAGGCTGAACGGTTCTTCAAACAGTTCCTCATCATATTTCTGATCCAACAAATGGCTGCTGGGATATTCAGGTTCATTGCATCTATCTGTAGAACCATGACCATAGCTAACACAGGTGGTATGCTCGCTCTACTAGTCGTGTTCTTGACCGGAGGTTTCCTTCTTCCTCGCCGTGAGATCCCGGTTTGGTGGAGGTGGGCTTTTTGGGCTTCTCCACTTTCATACGGTTTCAATGCCATAAGCGTCAATGAACTGTTTGCTCCTAGATGGATGAATAAAATG TCTTCCGACAACACGACGAGGTTAGGGACAACGTTGCTTAACATGTGGGATGTGTTTGATGATGAGAACTGGTATTGGATAGGCATTGGAGGCTTGTTTGGTTTTGCTGTCCTCTTCAACGGTCTTTTCACACTTGCACTTTCTTATTTAGACC CACTTGGGAAGCCACAAGCTATACTcccaaaagaagaagatgaatccAAGA AGGATATTCCAATGGAGAATGTGAGCACCAAGAAAGGAATGGTTCTTCCTTTCACTCCACTAGCTTTGTCCTTTGACGATGTTAAATACTTTGTTGACATGCCTGCG GAAATGAGAGACCAAGGAGTTCAAGAAACAAGACTGCAACTACTAAAAGGAGTAACAAGCACGTTCAGGCCAGGAGTGTTGACCGCGTTGATGGGTGTGAGCGGTGCGGGGAAGACAACCTTGATGGATGTTTTGGCCGGGAGAAAAACAGGAGGATACATAGAAGGAGACATAAGAGTGTCTGGTTTCCCAAAGAAACAAGAGACATTCGCTAGAATCTCTGGTTACTGTGAACAAACAGACATTCATTCACCACAAGTTACCGTAAGAGAATCACTTATCTTCTCTGCTTTCCTTCGCCTTGCTAAAGAAGTAAGCAAAGAGGAGAAAATGATGTTTGTGGATCAAGTGATGGAGCTTGTGGAGTTGGTGGACTTAAAAGACGCCATTGTGGGTTTACCGGGCGTCACTGGACTTTCAACTGAACAGAGAAAGAGGTTAACAATCGCTGTTGAGCTTGTGGCTAATCCTTCAATCATCTTCATGGACGAGCCTACTTCAGGGTTGGACGCTAGAGCAGCTGCCATTGTGATGAGAGCTGTAAGAAATACTGTGGATACAGGGAGAACTGTGGTCTGCACCATCCACCAACCTAGCATTGATATCTTCGAGGCGTTTGATGAGTTACTACTAATGAAGAGAGGAGGACAAGTGATCTACTCTGGTCCTTTAGGCAGAAACTCTCACAAGATTGTTGAGTACTTTGAAGCTATTCCCGGAGTGCCAAAGATTCCTGAAAAGTACAATCCAGCCACTTGGATGCTTGAGGCTAGCTCCCTTGCCGCCGAGTTAAAGCTTGGAGTTGACTTTGCTGAACTCTACAAGTCTTCTTCCTTATGCCA GCGAAACAAGCAGCTGGTACAAGAACTTAGCGTGCCACCACAAGGAGCATCTGATCTCTACTTTGCTACACAGTTTTCACAGGACACATGGGGACAATATAAATCATGTCTATGGAAGCAGTGGTGGACTTACTGGAGATCTCCTGACTACAATGTTGTCCGGTTCATCTTCACCTTAGCAACCGCTCTTATGATCGGTTCTGTCTTTTGGCAAATAGGAGGTAAGAGATCAAACGTCCAAGACCTGACGATGGTGTTAGGAGCAATCTATTCAGCAGTTATATTCGTTGGAGTGAACAACTGCTCAACGGTGCAACCAATGGTGGCAGTGGAACGTACAGTGTTTTACAGAGAAAAGGCAGCTGGAATGTACTCAGCTATACCATATGCTATCTCCCAAGTGACTTGTGAGCTACCTTATGTCTTCATCCAGACCACTTACTACTCACTTATCGTCTACGCAATGGTTGGATTCGAGTGGAAagcttccaagttcttctggtTCCTATTCATCAACTACACTTCTTTCCTCTACTGGACTTACTACGGCATGATGACTGTCTCCCTCACACCTAACCACCAAGTTGCTTCCATCTTTGCATCAGCCTTTTATGGTATCTTTAACCTCTTCTCTGGCTTCTTCATACCAAGACCTAAGATTCCCAAGTGGTGGATCTGGTATTATTGGATCTGCCCTGTTGCTTGGACCATATACGGTTTGATCACCTCTCAGTATGGTGATGTTGATACTCCCATCGCTTTCCCTGGGGGTCCTCCTAATCTCACTGTGAAACAGTACCTTAAAGACCAGTATGGTTTTGAGTCAGACTTCATGGGACCTGTTGCGGCTGTCCTTGTTATCTTCCCTGTCTTCTTTGCCTTTGTCTTCGCCTTCTGCATTAGGACTCTCAACTTCCAGACTAGATAA
- the LOC103872312 gene encoding protein SAWADEE HOMEODOMAIN HOMOLOG 1 produces the protein MDAPEDSSHYFTDFTLAEIVDMETLFKELGDQSLLKDFCQTVASSFSCSVNRKGKSSITWKQVQGWFQGSLEKQNQPKFKTAPSSPLLIVDLSNPGGVRDAGSPETVTYGQRVKGKASDVSDLAFEAKSARDDAWYDVASFMTYRYLRTGELEVRVRFSGFDNQHDEWVNVQTSVRERSIPVEPSECGRVKVGDLLLCFQDREDEALYCDAHVVNIKRGVHDHRSCNCVFVVRYEFDGTEETLGLESICRRPDSEE, from the exons ATGGATGCTCCCGAAGATTCCTCCCACTATTTCACCGATTTCACATTGGCCGAg ATTGTAGACATGGAGACTCTGTTCAAGGAGCTCGGTGATCAGTCTCTCCTCAAAGACTTTTGTCAAACTGTTGCCTCCTCTTTtag TTGCTCAGTGAACCGGAAGGGAAAATCATCAATAACATGGAAACAA gtacAGGGTTGGTTTCAGGGGAGTTTAGAGAAGCAGAACCAACCAAAATTCAAGACTGCGCCATCTTCCCCTTTGCTGATTGTTGACTTATCAAATCCCGGTGGTGTCAGAGATGCTGGAAGTCCTGAAACTGTTACCTATGGTCAAAGAGTGAAAG GTAAGGCCTCTGATGTATCTGATCTCGCTTTTGAGGCTAAATCTGCAAGGGATGACGCGTG GTATGACGTGGCATCGTTCATGACTTATAGATATCTTCGCACTGGTGAACTG GAAGTGCGTGTCCGGTTTTCTGGGTTCGACAACCAACACGATGAGTGGGTGAACGTGCAAACGTCAGTGCGTGAGCGGTCTATTCCTGTAGAACCATCAGAGTGTGGGAGAGTGAAGGTTGGAGATCTGCTTCTGTGTTTTCAG GATAGGGAGGATGAAGCACTGTACTGTGATGCTCATGTTGTGAATATCAAGAGAGGGGTTCATGATCACAGGAGTTGTAACTGCGTGTTTGTTGTTCGCTACGAGTTTGACGGTACAGAG GAAACGCTGGGACTTGAAAGTATTTGCCGTCGTCCTGATTCTGAAGAGTGA
- the LOC103872313 gene encoding cytochrome c-type biogenesis CcmH-like mitochondrial protein isoform X2, with product MEKRDEDLKKAQMLDARARNISHNVRCTECGSQSIEDSQADVAILLRQLIRDEIGAGKTDKEIYSKLEDEFGETVLYAPKFDMQTAALWLTPVLIAGGTAAGLVYSKHRQRTNVHIMALDLIRGVSLTPKERVTILDLLIPPPPPPQGVASRLRRWLNLR from the exons ATGGAGAAAAGAGACGAGGATCTGAAGAAGGCTCAGATGCTGGACGCTCGAGCCAGAAACATCAGCCACAACGTTCGCTGCACTGAGTGTGGGAGTCAGTCCATTGAAGACTCACAGGCAGATGTTGCTATTCTCCTTAGACAG CTGATACGCGATGAGATTGGAGCTGGAAAAACCGACAAAGAGATCTACAGTAAGCTGGAGGATGAGTTTGGAGAGACTGTTCTTTATGCTCCCAAATTTGATATGCAGACAGCTGCATTGTGGCTAACTCCG GTTCTGATAGCTGGAGGTACTGCTGCAGGGTTGGTTTACAGTAAGCACAGGCAAAGGACTAATGTGCACATCATGGCGTTGGATCTTATTAGAGGTGTTTCATTGACTCCAAAAGAGAGAGTCACCATTCTCGATCTTCTTATTCCGCCTCCCCCTCCTCCTCAGGGAGTGGCTTCCCGGCTGAGGAGATGGCTGAATCTCCGTTAG
- the LOC103872313 gene encoding cytochrome c-type biogenesis CcmH-like mitochondrial protein isoform X1 — MKIFRAMEKRDEDLKKAQMLDARARNISHNVRCTECGSQSIEDSQADVAILLRQLIRDEIGAGKTDKEIYSKLEDEFGETVLYAPKFDMQTAALWLTPVLIAGGTAAGLVYSKHRQRTNVHIMALDLIRGVSLTPKERVTILDLLIPPPPPPQGVASRLRRWLNLR; from the exons ATGAAAATTTTCAGGGCAATGGAGAAAAGAGACGAGGATCTGAAGAAGGCTCAGATGCTGGACGCTCGAGCCAGAAACATCAGCCACAACGTTCGCTGCACTGAGTGTGGGAGTCAGTCCATTGAAGACTCACAGGCAGATGTTGCTATTCTCCTTAGACAG CTGATACGCGATGAGATTGGAGCTGGAAAAACCGACAAAGAGATCTACAGTAAGCTGGAGGATGAGTTTGGAGAGACTGTTCTTTATGCTCCCAAATTTGATATGCAGACAGCTGCATTGTGGCTAACTCCG GTTCTGATAGCTGGAGGTACTGCTGCAGGGTTGGTTTACAGTAAGCACAGGCAAAGGACTAATGTGCACATCATGGCGTTGGATCTTATTAGAGGTGTTTCATTGACTCCAAAAGAGAGAGTCACCATTCTCGATCTTCTTATTCCGCCTCCCCCTCCTCCTCAGGGAGTGGCTTCCCGGCTGAGGAGATGGCTGAATCTCCGTTAG
- the LOC103872314 gene encoding uncharacterized protein LOC103872314 gives MEAAKERVGLLDKILPPALADAGLEDCALPPDSIHEAFRKAADAVKSRAASLFECDEEEGGCVADPRPGTETKPVLGGSDRIVVGGDNGGDAGPCLVGKGNEKLEDAVVVAGEGGEGKSCGDGLRDLDVEGIESSGEKDQSEEDEEEERKPILVEGFV, from the coding sequence ATGGAGGCTGCGAAAGAGAGAGTCGGCTTGCTTGACAAGATCCTTCCTCCGGCGTTGGCAGACGCCGGCCTCGAAGATTGTGCTCTGCCGCCTGATTCTATTCATGAAGCGTTTCGCAAAGCCGCAGACGCCGTGAAATCGCGCGCGGCGTCGCTTTTCGAGTGCGACGAGGAAGAAGGCGGTTGCGTAGCCGATCCGCGTCCGGGAACGGAGACGAAGCCCGTTCTCGGAGGTTCTGATAGGATCGTCGTAGGCGGGGATAATGGAGGGGATGCTGGGCCGTGTCTAGTCGGAAAGGGCAATGAGAAGTTGGAAGATGCGGTGGTGGTGGCGGGGGAAGGAGGAGAAGGGAAGAGCTGCGGTGATGGTTTGAGAGATCTAGACGTTGAAGGTATTGAGAGCAGTGGGGAGAAGGATCAGAGTGAAGAAGACGAGGAAGAGGAGAGGAAGCCCATTTTGGTTGAAGGATTTGTCTGA